The following nucleotide sequence is from Streptomyces brevispora.
AGCAGCCGGTAGAACGTGCCCCGGTCCGTGCACGAGGGATCGAAGTCGATGCGCATGGCACCGAGTGTGCCGCTCTCCTCGCAGGCCCTACGCCTCGGTGTCGCCCGGGTCGTCGGTGCCGAACTGCTCGGCCCGCAGGGCGAGGTCCTGCAGCACGTCCGCGGACGTCACGTCCGTCTGCCCCGAGTCGTGCACCTGCGCCAGCATCGCGAACGCCAGGGTGAACGCTCCGACCAACTGCTCCACCGCGCCCCCGACCTCGCGGCCGACCAGCCCCACCACGTCCTCGATCGTGGCGTCCTCGGGGATGGCGATCCGTGGCATCGTCTCGTTCAGCAGGGCCGTCACCACGGTCGAGTCGTTGCTCGGGTCGCCGCGGTCCGGGTTCTCCTCCAAGAGCCTGCGCATCTCGCCCGCTTCGGTGAGGATGCCGATCACACGCTTCACGACTTCGCTCTGCTCCATCCCGCGAGCATAGGCGCAGGCACGGCGAGCGACGAGGACAACGGCGTTCGGCGGTCCGCTGTGCCGGACCAGGTGGCCGACCGGCTCCGCCGCTCCTTGCTCGGTGTGACGATGATCCGGACTGCCCGTACGCCCGCGGCATACGTGGCCGGCGGCCGGCGGGACCTGCGCGGCCGTCCCCCGCCTCGGCAGCGGGCATCGGCCGGCCGTACCGTACGGGGTACGTCCCGGGCGCACGCGTACCGGCCCGGGACACGCAACACCGGACTCCGGAGGCAGCCATGACCAGCACCCAGCTTCCCGTGATCGCCGCGGTCGACGGGTCGGCACCCAGCCGCGACGCACTGGACTGGGCGGCCCGCGAGGCGGTCGGCCGGGGGTTTCCGCTGGTGGTCGTGCACGCGCTCCAGCGCACCCGGCGGGCCGGCCACGAGGCGCAGCAGCGCGAGGCGGAGGAACTGCTCACGGAGTCCGTGCGCCGGGTGAACGAGATCGCTCCCGGGCTGCACCCGACGACGCTCGCGCCGCTCGACTTCCCGGCGGCCGCTCTGACCTCGCTCAGCCGCGCCGCGTCGATGGTGGTGGTCGGCTCGCGCGGGCTCGGCGGCTTCCGCTCCCTGATGCTGGGTTCCAACAGCCTGGCGACCGCGTCGATGGCCCGGTGCCCCGTGGTCGTCGTCCACGGCGGGCGGCTCGCGGAGGGCCCGGAGGAGACCGCGGAGGTCTCCTCGGACGTCGTCGCGGGCGTGGCCGCCGACGAGAGCAGCGAGTCGGTGCTGGAGTTCGCCTTCGAGGCGGCCGCGTCGCGCCCCGGTGCGCGGTTGCGGATCGTGCACGGCTGGACGATGTTCTCCTCGATGCTGTCGGGCGGACCCGTTTTCGACCGGGACGCGGCGGCCGACGCGGCCGAGCGCACCCTCGCCGAGCTGACCGCGGGCCGGCGGGAGCAATACCCGCAGGTCGAGGTCATGAGGGAGCCCGTGAACGGCTCCGCGTCGCACACGCTCGTCGCGGCGTCGGCGACCGCGGCCCTGACGGTGATCGGTCGGCGCAGGGGTGGTGAGTCGCTCGGTCTCGGCCTTTCCCCGGTGGCGCAGACCACGCTCACCCATGCGCGGGGCCCGGTGGCCGTGGTCCCCGGCTGACCGCCCTCCTTCCGGGTCCCGCACCGCCTTCGGCGCCGCCCGCGCACGGCCGTTCCCGGCCCGCCGGGGGGTGCACGACACTTGGCCCCTGACGCCCGCGGGCACAGACTGACCCGATGACGCAGCGCGTGGATCTCTCGACCGTGATGGACCGGATCTCCATCGATGCCGTGATCACCGGCTACGCGGTGGCGGTGGACGACGGCGAATGGACGGACTACCAAGCACTGTTCACCCCGGACGGCCGCGCCGACTACCGCACCGCGGGCGGCATCGAAGGGCCCGCCTCCGAGGTCGCGCAATGGCTCTCCCGGACGATGCTGCTCTTTCCCGTACGGCAGCATCTGATCGTCAACCGCCGCCTCGACCTCCAGGATCTCGGCGGCTACCCGGGTGACGGCGCC
It contains:
- a CDS encoding nuclear transport factor 2 family protein; translation: MTQRVDLSTVMDRISIDAVITGYAVAVDDGEWTDYQALFTPDGRADYRTAGGIEGPASEVAQWLSRTMLLFPVRQHLIVNRRLDLQDLGGYPGDGAQVQADYMNPMRLGNDAEGAGNGGGEAPPTAPNFVSGGRYVFDLLRTESGWRIRGVTVHEKWRSLSGTLVTG
- a CDS encoding universal stress protein, with translation MTSTQLPVIAAVDGSAPSRDALDWAAREAVGRGFPLVVVHALQRTRRAGHEAQQREAEELLTESVRRVNEIAPGLHPTTLAPLDFPAAALTSLSRAASMVVVGSRGLGGFRSLMLGSNSLATASMARCPVVVVHGGRLAEGPEETAEVSSDVVAGVAADESSESVLEFAFEAAASRPGARLRIVHGWTMFSSMLSGGPVFDRDAAADAAERTLAELTAGRREQYPQVEVMREPVNGSASHTLVAASATAALTVIGRRRGGESLGLGLSPVAQTTLTHARGPVAVVPG